A region of Paenibacillus sp. 37 DNA encodes the following proteins:
- a CDS encoding extracellular solute-binding protein produces MAGILQRKTWIWSTVIIVAAACIILYVTSGADGKSADVPPGSLPAIEVDAVLKQTRQKKGYEQYRSGTDQATQPNVDITIEAGDYIKAEGEDVRKLTNYEGMDGVSLHTGETGQVDWTINVPETGLYNLSATYYPVEGKSSAIERALYIDGELPFAEAAYLQFDRVWANEKDVVEQDNQGNDLRPRQVEQPRWMEETFQDSDGYEQNPFKFYLEKGEHTLTLKSSREPMVIRSIRLFNEKTAVPYAETAGAQQSDSSGQPKDVLIRIEGEAAIAKSSPTLYPTSERSSSAVSPYSASQVRINTIGGFNWRLPGQWIEWEVDVPESGLYHIGFTAQQNFVKGIYSTRKLTIDGEVPFAEMAQAPFRYQSDYRIDVMGGKEAYRFHLEKGKHVLRLENSLGDFAPLIRNVEDSLYNLNSMYRRILMITGTKPDEFRDYRVEEQIPNLLEVFSGESNRLKEVAAQLRLLSGQSSDQEALIKTMALQLDEMIDKPDTIPRRLAAYKTNTGGLGTWVQQAREQPLEIDALYVTSIDQDIPGTGMGPLAKLGHEAKIFYHSFFIDYNQIGNVATSEDQRTVTVWIGSGRDQANTMKAMIDKTFTPDSGINVNLKLVNMGTLLPATLSGEGPDVAMQIGNDLPVNFAMRNSAVDLTQFSDYSTVEQEFRESAIVPYAYDSGVYALPETQTFNMLFYRKDVLEELGLEVPQNWEDVEALLAILSKNHMEFGMPVVTQANMQGVNIPPNSQYATMLLQNGGAFYRNDDKESDLDSRIGIETFKQWTEFYTDYKLEREYDFANRFRTGQMPIGLTDYTMYNQLSVFAPEIRGLWGFVPVPGTVQADGTLNRDVPGGGSAVMMLEGAKDQDAAWAFMKWWTSTPIQAEFGREMEGLMGAAARYPTANIKALDSLPWPAEDYTNLKAQFEMVKGIPEVPGGYFTGRHLFNAFYKTVVGQVEARESIMDYTQYIQDEIRVKRNEFGLP; encoded by the coding sequence ATGGCTGGAATTCTACAACGTAAGACATGGATATGGTCCACAGTGATCATCGTGGCAGCAGCCTGCATCATTCTATATGTAACTTCCGGCGCTGATGGGAAGAGTGCAGACGTTCCACCTGGCAGTCTGCCTGCCATTGAAGTGGATGCGGTCTTGAAGCAGACCCGGCAGAAAAAGGGATACGAACAGTATCGATCCGGAACGGATCAGGCTACACAGCCGAATGTGGACATCACCATTGAAGCAGGAGATTACATAAAAGCCGAAGGTGAAGACGTCCGCAAACTGACTAATTATGAGGGAATGGATGGTGTATCTCTCCATACCGGAGAGACCGGACAAGTCGATTGGACCATTAACGTGCCGGAGACCGGGCTGTATAACCTGTCCGCCACCTATTATCCCGTTGAAGGCAAGAGTTCGGCCATTGAGCGTGCATTGTACATTGATGGTGAACTTCCTTTTGCGGAAGCCGCCTATTTGCAGTTTGACCGGGTGTGGGCCAATGAGAAAGATGTTGTTGAGCAGGACAATCAAGGTAATGACCTACGCCCGAGACAAGTGGAGCAACCACGCTGGATGGAAGAAACGTTTCAGGACTCCGACGGGTACGAACAGAATCCATTCAAGTTTTATTTGGAAAAAGGGGAACACACGCTAACGCTAAAATCATCACGCGAACCCATGGTGATTCGGTCCATTCGTCTTTTCAATGAGAAGACAGCTGTTCCTTACGCGGAAACTGCAGGTGCACAACAGTCGGATTCCTCCGGGCAGCCGAAGGATGTACTTATTCGCATTGAAGGAGAAGCCGCGATTGCCAAATCTTCACCTACGTTATACCCGACCAGCGAAAGGTCAAGTTCTGCTGTATCTCCTTACAGCGCTTCCCAGGTACGCATTAATACGATTGGCGGCTTTAACTGGCGTCTGCCAGGACAATGGATCGAATGGGAAGTGGATGTGCCGGAGAGCGGACTTTATCATATCGGTTTTACCGCACAGCAGAATTTTGTCAAAGGCATCTATTCTACACGCAAGCTCACCATTGATGGTGAAGTCCCGTTTGCAGAGATGGCCCAAGCCCCTTTCCGTTATCAAAGTGATTATCGCATTGATGTCATGGGGGGCAAAGAAGCATACAGATTTCACTTGGAAAAAGGAAAACATGTGCTACGGCTGGAGAACAGCCTCGGTGACTTTGCACCGCTCATCCGCAATGTAGAGGACAGTCTGTACAACTTGAACTCCATGTACCGACGCATTCTGATGATCACAGGTACCAAACCTGATGAATTCCGGGATTATCGGGTGGAGGAGCAGATTCCGAACCTGCTGGAAGTGTTCAGTGGGGAAAGTAACCGACTCAAAGAAGTGGCCGCACAGCTTCGTCTTCTGTCAGGACAGTCCAGCGATCAGGAAGCTCTGATCAAGACAATGGCGCTGCAACTGGACGAGATGATTGACAAGCCAGATACCATTCCAAGACGGCTTGCGGCTTACAAAACCAACACAGGTGGTCTCGGCACATGGGTGCAGCAGGCACGAGAGCAGCCTCTTGAGATTGACGCACTGTACGTCACTTCGATTGACCAAGATATTCCCGGAACAGGCATGGGACCACTCGCAAAACTTGGTCATGAAGCGAAGATATTCTATCATTCGTTCTTCATTGATTATAACCAGATCGGCAATGTAGCTACATCGGAAGATCAGCGTACGGTAACCGTCTGGATTGGTAGCGGACGAGACCAGGCGAATACGATGAAAGCGATGATCGACAAGACCTTCACACCAGACAGTGGCATTAACGTGAATCTGAAGCTGGTGAATATGGGAACCTTGCTGCCAGCGACCTTGTCCGGTGAAGGTCCGGATGTAGCGATGCAGATCGGCAATGATCTGCCGGTGAACTTTGCGATGCGGAACTCGGCTGTAGATCTGACGCAATTCAGTGATTATAGCACTGTAGAACAGGAGTTCAGAGAAAGTGCAATCGTGCCGTATGCCTATGATTCAGGCGTATACGCCCTGCCGGAAACACAAACCTTTAATATGCTGTTTTATCGTAAAGATGTGCTCGAAGAACTCGGACTTGAAGTGCCTCAGAACTGGGAGGATGTGGAGGCTCTACTCGCGATTCTGAGCAAAAATCACATGGAATTCGGTATGCCGGTTGTGACCCAGGCGAATATGCAGGGGGTTAATATTCCGCCGAACTCGCAGTATGCCACGATGCTGCTCCAGAACGGCGGCGCCTTCTATCGGAACGATGACAAGGAATCGGATCTGGATTCCCGGATCGGGATCGAGACGTTCAAGCAGTGGACGGAGTTCTATACCGATTACAAGCTGGAACGGGAATATGATTTTGCCAACCGTTTCCGGACAGGACAGATGCCTATTGGGTTAACGGATTACACCATGTACAACCAGTTGTCCGTATTTGCACCGGAGATTCGAGGCTTATGGGGATTCGTTCCTGTACCGGGAACCGTTCAAGCGGATGGGACTTTGAATCGGGACGTACCGGGTGGAGGCAGCGCAGTCATGATGCTGGAGGGTGCCAAGGATCAGGATGCGGCGTGGGCGTTCATGAAGTGGTGGACCAGTACACCGATTCAGGCGGAATTTGGACGGGAGATGGAAGGGCTGATGGGTGCCGCTGCCCGTTATCCAACGGCCAACATCAAGGCACTGGATTCCCTGCCGTGGCCTGCCGAAGATTACACCAATCTGAAGGCTCAATTCGAAATGGTGAAGGGCATTCCCGAAGTACCCGGTGGTTATTTTACAGGCCGCCATCTCTTTAATGCATTCTACAAAACTGTTGTTGGCCAAGTGGAAGCCAGGGAATCCATCATGGATTACACCCAATATATTCAGGACGAGATTCGAGTGAAACGTAATGAATTTGGTCTTCCGTAA
- a CDS encoding carbohydrate ABC transporter permease, translating to MGMKSWWSWKLQEMKASKHSYVLLAPYMLLFLMFTVIPVVISIILSFTYFNMLEFPRFIGWQNYTRLFLEDDVFLIAIKNTLLFAIITGPISYIACFVFAWIINELTPKWRAFMTLIFYAPSISGNVYFIWLMIFSGDRYGIANGLLIKWGFLLEPIQWLKTEAYIMPILILVQLWLSLGTGFLAFIAGLQTVDRTLYEAGAVDGIKNRWQELWYITLPSMRPQLMFGAVIQLTTSFAVADVSIALAGFPSVNYAAETVVTHLIDFGTTRFEMGYASAIATVLFMIMVGTNLLVQKLLRRVGE from the coding sequence ATGGGCATGAAGTCGTGGTGGAGCTGGAAGCTCCAGGAAATGAAGGCCAGCAAACATTCCTATGTTCTGCTTGCACCGTATATGCTCCTGTTCCTCATGTTTACCGTGATTCCGGTTGTCATCTCGATCATACTCAGCTTCACCTACTTTAATATGCTGGAATTTCCACGTTTCATTGGCTGGCAGAACTATACTCGCCTGTTTCTGGAGGATGATGTATTCCTGATTGCAATCAAGAATACGTTGCTGTTTGCCATCATTACCGGGCCGATCAGTTACATTGCTTGCTTCGTCTTCGCGTGGATTATTAATGAGTTAACACCGAAATGGAGAGCGTTCATGACACTGATCTTCTACGCACCCTCCATCTCGGGCAATGTGTATTTTATCTGGCTGATGATTTTCTCGGGAGATCGTTATGGTATTGCCAATGGGCTGTTGATCAAATGGGGTTTTCTGCTGGAGCCAATCCAATGGCTGAAGACGGAAGCCTACATTATGCCTATTCTCATTCTCGTGCAGCTATGGCTGAGTCTCGGAACCGGATTTCTGGCGTTTATCGCCGGTTTGCAGACGGTGGACCGGACGTTGTACGAAGCGGGAGCGGTGGATGGGATCAAAAATCGCTGGCAGGAGCTATGGTACATTACCCTGCCTTCAATGCGTCCACAGCTCATGTTCGGCGCAGTTATTCAGCTTACAACCTCGTTTGCCGTGGCTGATGTGTCGATTGCACTGGCCGGGTTCCCAAGCGTGAACTATGCGGCAGAGACGGTAGTCACCCACTTGATCGACTTTGGTACTACGCGGTTTGAGATGGGATACGCATCGGCGATTGCCACCGTGCTGTTCATGATTATGGTGGGCACCAACTTGCTGGTACAGAAACTGCTTCGAAGGGTGGGAGAATAG
- a CDS encoding carbohydrate ABC transporter permease, with the protein MAAIATGKKRVNRSLSGSLSLFALLLVFGAFMVLPLIYAINNAFKPLDEIFTFPPTLFVKNPTFSNFSDLLNLLSDSWVPFSRYIFNTVFITGIGIVGHVLLASAAAYPLAKHKFPGKVFMFQVVVLSLMFTPAVTAIPNYMIMSWLGWIDTYWAVIIPAFAYSLGLYLMKQFMEQIPDALLEAAKIDGASEYRIFWSIVMPNVKPAWLTLIILLFQMLWGSDGNGYIYSEQLKTLHYAAGQIIQGGISRAGAGAAVALILMSVPITLFIFSQSRIIETMASSGMKD; encoded by the coding sequence ATGGCTGCAATTGCGACAGGCAAAAAGCGGGTGAATCGCTCGCTATCGGGAAGTCTCTCCCTGTTTGCCCTTCTGCTCGTATTTGGTGCCTTCATGGTGCTGCCGCTGATCTATGCGATCAACAATGCATTCAAACCATTGGATGAGATTTTCACCTTTCCACCAACGCTATTTGTCAAAAATCCCACGTTCAGCAACTTTTCAGATCTGCTGAATCTGCTGAGTGACTCGTGGGTACCGTTCTCACGTTATATATTCAACACGGTATTTATTACAGGCATCGGTATCGTAGGCCATGTGCTTCTGGCTTCCGCAGCGGCGTACCCGCTTGCCAAGCACAAGTTTCCGGGCAAAGTATTCATGTTCCAAGTGGTCGTACTGTCACTGATGTTCACACCAGCAGTGACGGCAATTCCGAACTACATGATCATGTCCTGGCTCGGATGGATCGATACGTACTGGGCTGTTATCATTCCGGCATTTGCCTATTCACTCGGGTTGTACCTGATGAAACAGTTCATGGAGCAGATCCCGGATGCACTGCTGGAAGCAGCCAAAATTGATGGTGCCAGTGAATACCGGATCTTTTGGTCCATCGTTATGCCTAATGTGAAGCCAGCCTGGCTGACATTGATCATACTGCTGTTCCAGATGTTATGGGGCAGTGATGGCAATGGATACATCTACAGCGAGCAGCTCAAGACTCTGCATTATGCAGCGGGTCAGATTATTCAGGGCGGAATATCCCGGGCAGGAGCGGGTGCTGCGGTAGCACTGATTTTGATGAGTGTGCCGATCACGCTATTTATTTTCTCTCAGAGCCGAATCATTGAGACGATGGCGAGTTCGGGCATGAAGGATTAA
- a CDS encoding NHL repeat-containing protein has protein sequence MARTVKRWLVLLAAVSLLLVNAVPAAASPAPYESYNYNYWKEAVPSPDAYLPERTISGRDLGISEFKDPGDVNVSPSGLIYILDSGNNRIIVLDPGFKLLSVIDGFMMEGSKETFNLPGGLFVDEEERIYVADTGNGRVVVLDGEGTLIQTITKPESDILSTQFQFQPLKLTVDHVGRVYVVAQGVYEGIMQFDESGKFIGYVGTNKVERDYGEYIWRMLSTKAQRAQMVLFVPTEFSNADIDHKGFVYATNIDPGSNEPIKRLNPSGEDVLKRFGYYDVKGDIRFRNNPGPSKLIDVKVLGDGMYSVLDATQNRVFTYDDEGHLLYMYGGKGNQVGTLKTPVAIEQSGEHHLVLDRGKNNLVVYEPTRFGARVNEAVALHYRGEDTEAVNIWREVLKLNANYDIAYIGIGKSLLMEKKNEEALGYFELGMDRKSYSVAFKRHRREMMKEHFGTFLTAVIALIVILILTRVAVKWRRRRQVDREAGFH, from the coding sequence ATGGCACGCACAGTGAAAAGATGGCTTGTTCTCCTGGCGGCAGTATCTCTGTTGCTGGTGAATGCCGTGCCTGCGGCGGCCTCCCCGGCGCCGTATGAGAGTTATAACTACAACTACTGGAAAGAGGCTGTTCCTTCACCAGATGCCTATCTGCCCGAGCGCACCATTTCAGGCCGTGACCTCGGCATTAGTGAGTTCAAAGACCCCGGTGATGTGAACGTTTCACCCTCCGGGTTGATCTATATTTTGGATAGCGGCAACAATCGAATCATCGTATTGGACCCAGGCTTTAAGCTGCTGAGTGTAATCGATGGATTCATGATGGAGGGCAGCAAGGAGACCTTTAACCTTCCAGGTGGATTGTTTGTAGATGAAGAAGAACGCATATACGTCGCCGATACGGGTAACGGTCGTGTGGTTGTCCTGGATGGAGAGGGGACGCTGATTCAAACCATTACGAAGCCCGAGTCGGATATCCTGTCGACCCAATTCCAGTTTCAGCCTTTGAAACTAACGGTGGACCATGTAGGCCGAGTGTACGTTGTGGCGCAAGGGGTCTACGAAGGGATTATGCAGTTTGACGAGAGTGGGAAATTTATCGGATACGTCGGTACCAACAAAGTGGAGCGGGACTACGGCGAATATATCTGGCGCATGTTATCCACCAAAGCCCAGCGCGCACAGATGGTCCTGTTTGTCCCGACGGAGTTCTCCAATGCGGATATTGACCACAAAGGATTTGTGTATGCAACGAATATTGATCCCGGCTCGAATGAACCGATCAAACGGCTGAATCCGTCTGGTGAAGATGTGCTGAAGCGGTTTGGTTATTACGACGTCAAAGGCGATATTCGGTTCCGTAACAATCCCGGTCCATCCAAACTGATCGATGTGAAAGTGCTGGGCGACGGCATGTACAGTGTACTGGATGCGACACAGAACCGGGTGTTCACGTACGACGATGAAGGTCATCTGCTCTACATGTACGGTGGCAAAGGAAATCAGGTGGGCACGCTCAAAACACCTGTCGCGATTGAACAATCGGGTGAGCATCACTTGGTTCTGGATCGGGGAAAGAACAACCTTGTTGTCTATGAGCCAACCCGTTTTGGTGCCCGTGTGAATGAAGCGGTGGCCCTCCACTATCGGGGCGAGGACACGGAAGCCGTGAATATATGGAGAGAAGTGCTTAAGCTGAATGCCAACTATGATATTGCCTATATCGGCATCGGCAAGTCCTTATTAATGGAGAAGAAAAACGAGGAAGCGCTAGGTTATTTTGAACTTGGGATGGATCGCAAGAGTTATTCTGTGGCGTTTAAGAGGCATCGGCGGGAGATGATGAAGGAACATTTTGGTACATTCCTGACCGCTGTAATCGCGCTAATTGTCATTCTGATCCTGACCCGTGTGGCGGTTAAATGGAGACGGAGGAGGCAGGTTGATCGTGAAGCAGGATTTCATTAA
- a CDS encoding YIP1 family protein has protein sequence MKQDFIKFPLHLIFHPIDAFWDLKSDNRGRLLVAFAALALTIVMMILQKQYAGFLVNYIDPRTINSIIEIATVAVPFFLWCMANWAVTTLMEGEGKFREIVLATGYSLIPVILVYAPMIVVSRFMVQEETAFYYLFNSIAFFWFVLLLFIGMMTVHQYTVVRTIVTMVLTLIVMGIIVFLGALVFSMLQQLYEFGYNIYRELIFRT, from the coding sequence GTGAAGCAGGATTTCATTAAGTTTCCGCTGCATCTCATTTTTCACCCCATAGATGCATTCTGGGATCTCAAGTCGGATAACCGGGGACGGCTGCTTGTTGCTTTTGCAGCACTCGCGCTTACCATTGTCATGATGATTTTGCAAAAGCAGTATGCAGGATTTCTCGTCAATTACATCGACCCTCGCACGATTAACAGCATCATTGAGATCGCCACAGTTGCGGTACCTTTCTTTCTATGGTGCATGGCCAACTGGGCAGTAACAACCTTGATGGAAGGGGAAGGCAAGTTCAGGGAAATCGTTCTGGCAACAGGTTACTCGCTCATTCCGGTTATTCTGGTCTATGCCCCGATGATCGTGGTTAGCCGGTTCATGGTGCAGGAGGAGACTGCTTTTTATTATCTGTTCAATAGCATCGCGTTTTTCTGGTTTGTACTGCTTCTGTTCATTGGCATGATGACGGTACACCAGTACACGGTGGTTAGAACGATCGTTACGATGGTGCTGACACTCATTGTGATGGGCATTATTGTATTCCTTGGCGCACTGGTCTTCAGCATGCTGCAACAGTTGTACGAATTCGGTTATAACATCTACCGCGAGTTGATTTTTCGGACCTAA
- a CDS encoding DUF5696 domain-containing protein: MNKRQRIYTVLAGGTAVIMIAAGLLYINNRGIPAVEAAAYMDATTEAMPVTEDPLQFLGDSSQGVPGMKLVAEDQGLALYYNEETTEIAVRNGKSGEIWYSNPKERAEDSLASAYEKEVLSSQLNVSFRDSMGTLENFPNFSSSISNKQFTAGQIDQGIRVNYTLGDTSLGIDALPKLISKQRLEEKVLSKLDATVARYTSARYYPTKNNPDILERLDGQISKQLVLNKMLSAFETAGYTADDLAFDNQENGVEGGGVSDKPSFVISVEYRLEQGALVVSVPLSQIQESGQYRIRNIDLLAYFGAADTKGEGYMLVPDGSGSLIHLNNGKTQEEQYVQRVYGADPNDNSLSRPQVSESAHMPVFGLKNGENAWFAVIEKGDGIASISADIGGRQNSYNHVHATFSLRGEDELEMYTSQKMQEIQLLGEEPYRGDIQVRYHFLHGEDASYSGMARLYQQQLIEQDVLKPLVEQTELPFYVDVLGAVDKKASFLSVPYRSTLAMTTYEQATEMAAKLQQEGVNRVQMRYQGWFGGGIGHHTPTQVKLDSEVGSRSELQALSAKLEQSGGALFPDVAFQHIYHDDMRFAPSSDAARFVTKETAELYPYNPALNRMDQSRDSYYLLSAAKLPYVVSEFADKFNQLDLGGLSLRDLGQVLTSDYRDSRVIHRETAKHIVKEQLGKLEQSYPNLMVSAANSYAWGSAQHVVNVPAGSSRFNITDEEVPFYAMVIHGYMNYAASPMNTSGDQDLRKQLLRSLELGAAPYFQWTYEPSSRLKLTNYDSAYATEYSYWVDDAVALYKQANEVLGKLENEQILKHERIQDGVVRITYTGGTSILVNYNADAVTVDGTTVDGIDYVVEGVNR; encoded by the coding sequence GTGAATAAAAGGCAACGAATATATACGGTGCTGGCTGGTGGTACAGCTGTAATCATGATTGCAGCCGGACTGCTGTATATAAACAACAGGGGCATTCCTGCCGTAGAAGCCGCGGCTTATATGGATGCAACAACCGAAGCCATGCCCGTCACGGAGGACCCGTTGCAGTTTCTTGGCGACTCTTCGCAGGGTGTGCCTGGTATGAAGCTGGTCGCCGAAGATCAGGGTTTGGCCTTGTACTATAACGAGGAGACAACGGAAATCGCAGTACGTAACGGGAAAAGTGGAGAGATCTGGTACAGCAACCCGAAAGAACGGGCGGAGGACAGTCTCGCTTCCGCATATGAAAAAGAGGTCCTGTCCTCCCAGTTGAACGTGTCTTTCCGGGATTCGATGGGCACTTTGGAGAACTTTCCAAATTTCAGTTCGAGTATAAGCAACAAACAATTCACCGCAGGCCAGATCGATCAGGGCATACGGGTCAACTATACACTTGGTGATACATCACTTGGTATTGATGCACTGCCCAAGCTGATCAGCAAGCAGCGACTCGAGGAGAAGGTTCTTTCCAAGCTGGATGCTACTGTCGCAAGATACACGTCTGCGCGTTATTATCCAACCAAGAACAATCCGGATATTCTGGAACGGCTGGATGGACAGATTTCGAAGCAGCTTGTGCTGAACAAGATGTTGAGTGCATTTGAGACGGCAGGTTACACGGCGGACGATCTGGCTTTTGACAATCAGGAGAATGGAGTCGAAGGCGGAGGCGTGTCTGATAAGCCAAGCTTTGTTATTTCTGTGGAATACCGACTGGAGCAGGGAGCGCTTGTTGTGAGCGTGCCCTTGAGTCAGATTCAGGAAAGTGGGCAATACCGCATTCGAAATATTGATTTGCTCGCTTATTTTGGTGCTGCGGATACGAAAGGTGAAGGCTACATGCTCGTACCTGACGGTTCGGGTAGCCTGATCCACCTGAACAACGGGAAAACCCAGGAAGAGCAGTATGTACAGCGTGTATATGGGGCAGACCCGAATGATAATTCACTCAGTCGTCCTCAGGTTAGTGAATCCGCGCATATGCCTGTGTTTGGTCTGAAAAACGGGGAGAATGCCTGGTTTGCAGTCATTGAAAAAGGGGATGGCATAGCCAGTATCTCCGCGGATATAGGAGGCAGGCAGAACAGTTACAATCACGTGCATGCGACCTTCTCCCTGCGGGGTGAGGATGAACTGGAGATGTACACCTCGCAGAAAATGCAGGAGATTCAGCTGCTTGGCGAAGAGCCTTACCGCGGAGATATTCAGGTCCGCTATCATTTCCTTCATGGAGAAGATGCCAGTTACTCGGGTATGGCCCGCCTGTATCAACAGCAGTTGATCGAGCAGGATGTACTGAAACCCCTCGTGGAACAGACAGAGTTGCCGTTTTATGTAGATGTGCTTGGTGCAGTGGACAAAAAGGCTTCGTTCCTAAGCGTGCCCTATCGGAGCACTTTAGCTATGACGACGTACGAACAGGCCACCGAAATGGCAGCGAAGTTACAGCAGGAAGGTGTGAACCGTGTACAAATGCGGTATCAGGGATGGTTCGGTGGTGGCATCGGCCATCACACGCCAACCCAGGTGAAGTTGGACAGTGAAGTAGGCAGTCGTTCCGAACTGCAAGCGTTGTCCGCTAAGCTTGAGCAGTCGGGTGGAGCTTTGTTCCCGGATGTGGCTTTCCAGCACATTTATCACGATGATATGCGCTTTGCTCCTTCCTCGGATGCAGCGCGGTTTGTCACCAAGGAGACAGCAGAACTGTATCCGTACAATCCTGCACTTAATCGCATGGATCAGAGTAGGGACAGCTATTATTTGCTCTCAGCGGCCAAGCTTCCTTATGTGGTTAGTGAGTTTGCTGACAAATTCAATCAATTGGATCTCGGCGGGTTATCCCTTCGTGATCTTGGGCAGGTCCTGACTTCAGATTATCGGGATAGTCGGGTGATTCATCGGGAGACGGCGAAGCACATTGTGAAGGAGCAGCTGGGCAAGCTGGAACAGTCCTATCCGAACCTGATGGTATCCGCCGCAAATAGCTACGCTTGGGGTAGTGCACAACATGTTGTGAATGTACCCGCAGGGTCGAGTCGGTTCAATATTACCGATGAAGAAGTTCCTTTTTATGCGATGGTCATTCATGGGTACATGAATTACGCAGCATCTCCGATGAACACGTCGGGGGATCAGGATCTGCGCAAACAGTTGCTGCGAAGCCTGGAGCTTGGGGCCGCTCCGTATTTTCAATGGACCTATGAGCCATCTTCCCGGCTGAAACTTACGAATTATGATTCGGCCTACGCTACCGAGTATAGCTATTGGGTGGATGACGCTGTTGCCTTGTATAAGCAGGCCAATGAAGTGCTGGGAAAACTGGAGAATGAGCAGATCCTGAAGCATGAACGCATCCAGGATGGCGTGGTCCGGATCACTTATACGGGCGGTACATCCATCCTTGTGAATTACAATGCGGACGCAGTAACCGTGGATGGAACAACAGTTGACGGGATTGACTATGTGGTGGAAGGAGTGAACCGATGA
- a CDS encoding carbohydrate ABC transporter permease: MRTIRLSLKSRRALLGLAFISPWLLGFIFLFATPLLQSIRFSLSNLSVAPGGYVLDFVGFKNFKDALLFDATYNRILVDSVGAMLLNVPMILFFSLFTATLLNQKFRGRTMARAIFFLPVILASSAVAAAESAGLINLMGDASAVDASADGGASFNVVSIVRMLADVGLPMAYVDYIVEAIMRIYEIISSSGVQILIFLAALQSVPGSMYEVAKIEGATAYESFWKITFPMVSPLILTNVIYTIIDSFAGSPVTQAIYQTAFKTQNFGLSSAMSWLYTLVIGLVLIVVGWVLSRRVHYN, from the coding sequence ATGAGAACCATTCGATTATCGCTGAAGTCACGGAGAGCGCTGCTTGGACTTGCATTTATTTCTCCGTGGTTGCTCGGTTTCATCTTCCTCTTTGCCACGCCGCTCCTGCAATCGATTCGGTTTAGTCTGAGTAATCTGTCCGTTGCTCCGGGCGGGTACGTTCTGGACTTCGTTGGATTTAAAAATTTCAAGGATGCGCTTCTGTTTGATGCTACATACAACCGGATTCTGGTGGATTCCGTAGGAGCAATGCTGCTGAATGTGCCGATGATCCTATTCTTCAGTCTGTTCACGGCTACATTGCTCAACCAGAAGTTCAGAGGCAGAACGATGGCGCGTGCGATCTTTTTCCTGCCGGTTATTCTGGCTTCCAGTGCAGTCGCAGCAGCGGAGTCTGCAGGATTGATCAATCTGATGGGAGATGCAAGTGCGGTCGATGCATCAGCCGATGGCGGGGCTTCGTTCAACGTGGTGTCCATTGTGCGGATGCTGGCGGATGTGGGATTGCCAATGGCCTATGTGGATTACATTGTAGAAGCCATCATGCGGATCTATGAGATTATTAGCAGCTCAGGTGTTCAGATTTTGATCTTCCTCGCCGCGCTGCAGTCGGTACCTGGATCAATGTATGAGGTTGCGAAGATCGAAGGGGCGACAGCTTATGAATCATTCTGGAAAATTACATTTCCTATGGTCAGTCCGTTGATTCTGACAAATGTCATCTATACAATCATTGACTCATTTGCCGGGAGTCCGGTCACACAGGCCATCTACCAAACCGCATTCAAAACCCAGAACTTTGGCTTAAGCTCGGCGATGTCCTGGCTGTACACGCTGGTGATTGGTCTTGTACTGATCGTAGTGGGGTGGGTGTTGTCACGGCGGGTTCACTATAACTGA